From the genome of Muricauda sp. SCSIO 64092, one region includes:
- a CDS encoding outer membrane beta-barrel protein produces MKKAVFFIAATLFFVSNHLFAQTEKGRTLIAISSALGNNGGDTGLSFSSSKIKADDFESDGTNSFSFNLSPRLGYFITNDLAVGLELTYSFLRFENPGFQGFGSSETKINQYTGGPFIRYYFKGEKIRPIIEGGLSFGRSTNTDEGANPVDGGDLEFSSNLFSFGGGAGLAVSLGDHVSFDALLVYLNSQVKPTDNNDSNLRSIVSAFSLRLGFSIYLGKSTKQRVDDQ; encoded by the coding sequence ATGAAAAAAGCTGTTTTTTTTATTGCGGCCACATTATTCTTTGTCTCAAATCATTTATTTGCACAAACAGAAAAAGGAAGAACCCTAATCGCCATTTCCTCTGCCTTGGGCAACAATGGAGGAGATACCGGTCTATCTTTTTCCAGTTCAAAAATCAAGGCCGATGATTTTGAGTCGGATGGCACCAATAGTTTTAGCTTTAACCTATCCCCGAGACTTGGTTATTTCATCACGAACGATTTGGCCGTAGGTTTAGAACTGACCTATTCGTTCTTACGTTTTGAAAATCCAGGATTTCAAGGCTTTGGTAGTAGTGAAACCAAAATCAATCAATATACTGGTGGTCCATTTATCCGCTATTATTTTAAGGGTGAAAAAATAAGACCGATCATTGAGGGCGGGTTATCCTTTGGAAGGAGCACCAATACTGATGAAGGAGCGAATCCGGTTGATGGTGGGGATTTGGAATTTAGTTCAAATCTATTTTCATTTGGTGGCGGTGCAGGATTAGCGGTTTCCTTGGGAGATCATGTCAGTTTTGATGCACTATTGGTTTATTTAAATTCCCAGGTTAAGCCCACGGATAACAATGACAGCAACTTACGTTCCATAGTGAGTGCTTTTAGTCTAAGGCTTGGCTTTTCCATTTATCTGGGGAAATCGACCAAACAACGTGTGGATGACCAATAG
- a CDS encoding succinylglutamate desuccinylase/aspartoacylase family protein yields MHFEEENRTITINGDSVAPGQNKLLRIEIARLPTGTLIDIPVHVFNAKKKGPTVLLQAGLHGDEINGVETLRRMLENRDLNISKGAAIVVPILNVFGFIHFSRDVPDGKDVNRSFPGTKTGSLASRIAYHYTQEILPQIDFGLDLHTGGGQRHNFPQMRYTEGDEMSLKLAMLFNAPFAFASNLISGSFRKAAHKLGKPIAVYEAGESMRFDESAIEIGIKGIKNVLFGLEMLSDKPEQIQSISLEYRKWLRAPWAGMFIPEIKNGKRMKKGQLLGMVTDTYAKKHKKIKAPFDGHVICINHQAVVNQGDALFHVGR; encoded by the coding sequence ATGCATTTCGAAGAAGAAAATAGGACCATAACCATCAATGGGGACTCCGTTGCGCCCGGGCAAAACAAACTGCTCAGGATAGAAATTGCCCGATTGCCCACCGGAACCTTAATCGATATCCCTGTTCATGTATTCAACGCCAAAAAGAAAGGACCAACGGTATTGCTACAGGCAGGGCTCCACGGGGATGAGATCAATGGCGTGGAGACCCTACGCCGAATGCTGGAAAATAGGGATTTAAACATTAGTAAGGGAGCGGCAATTGTAGTCCCCATCCTAAATGTTTTTGGCTTCATCCATTTTTCACGGGATGTTCCGGACGGTAAAGATGTAAACCGAAGCTTTCCCGGCACCAAAACGGGATCACTGGCCAGTAGGATTGCCTATCATTATACTCAGGAGATTTTACCTCAAATCGATTTTGGATTGGATCTGCATACGGGTGGGGGCCAGCGCCATAATTTTCCCCAAATGCGCTATACCGAAGGGGATGAAATGAGTTTAAAGTTGGCCATGCTGTTCAATGCCCCGTTCGCTTTCGCTTCCAACCTTATTTCAGGTTCGTTCAGAAAGGCTGCCCATAAACTCGGGAAACCCATTGCCGTGTATGAAGCTGGGGAAAGCATGCGTTTTGATGAAAGTGCCATTGAGATTGGCATCAAGGGGATTAAAAATGTACTGTTCGGATTGGAGATGTTGTCGGACAAACCCGAACAAATCCAATCCATTTCATTGGAATACCGAAAATGGTTGCGAGCGCCCTGGGCAGGGATGTTCATACCGGAAATCAAGAATGGAAAACGAATGAAAAAGGGACAGTTATTGGGTATGGTAACGGACACCTATGCCAAAAAACACAAAAAAATAAAAGCCCCGTTTGATGGCCATGTCATCTGTATCAATCACCAGGCCGTGGTAAATCAAGGTGATGCCTTATTTCATGTGGGAAGATAA
- a CDS encoding RimK family alpha-L-glutamate ligase — MNIAILSVSLNVHSTRRIVQEAQQLGHYVELIDHTKCSVKLGEGKPKIFIGEEDITHEFDAVIPRIGAKVTKHGSAIVKQFEMNGVFSTARSLGITRARNKVRTLQIMARKGIPIPETLFSINPNNIEDQIRLLGGPPVVIKLQEGTQGLGVILAESKKSAKSIIDTFYKMDTSILLQQYIEEANGEDIRIIVVGNKVVAAMKRKSDLDEFRSNVHRGGDTEVAQITKKEQHIALDAARYLGLGVAGVDLMRSKKGPVLIEVNASPGLKGIEGASGVNVAKHIVQFVERNAFRRRK, encoded by the coding sequence ATGAATATTGCTATCCTCTCTGTAAGCCTTAATGTGCATTCTACAAGAAGAATAGTCCAAGAGGCTCAGCAACTGGGTCATTATGTGGAATTGATAGACCATACCAAGTGTTCCGTAAAACTTGGAGAGGGAAAGCCCAAGATTTTTATTGGGGAAGAGGATATTACCCATGAATTTGATGCCGTTATTCCCAGAATAGGGGCCAAGGTCACCAAACATGGTTCCGCCATTGTAAAGCAATTTGAAATGAACGGGGTTTTTAGTACGGCCCGTTCGTTGGGAATTACAAGGGCCAGAAACAAAGTACGCACCCTCCAGATTATGGCGCGAAAGGGAATTCCCATACCGGAGACCCTGTTCTCCATAAATCCCAACAACATTGAAGACCAGATTCGATTATTGGGCGGTCCTCCCGTGGTGATCAAACTTCAGGAGGGTACCCAAGGCCTTGGTGTAATTTTGGCGGAAAGTAAAAAATCGGCCAAGTCCATTATAGATACCTTTTACAAAATGGATACCAGTATACTGCTACAACAATATATTGAAGAGGCCAATGGTGAAGACATTCGGATCATTGTTGTGGGCAATAAGGTGGTTGCCGCAATGAAACGGAAGAGTGATCTGGACGAATTTCGTTCCAATGTACATAGAGGGGGGGACACGGAGGTCGCCCAGATTACCAAAAAGGAACAACATATTGCATTGGATGCTGCCAGATACTTGGGATTGGGTGTTGCCGGGGTAGACTTAATGCGGTCAAAAAAGGGCCCTGTTTTAATCGAGGTCAATGCGTCCCCTGGACTTAAGGGAATTGAGGGGGCCAGTGGGGTCAATGTCGCCAAACATATTGTTCAATTTGTGGAAAGGAATGCATTTCGAAGAAGAAAATAG
- a CDS encoding succinate dehydrogenase cytochrome b subunit produces MSGLIKSSLARKYVMALSGLFLVIFLVLHVTINLASVISPDFFNEASHFMGYNPLVQFLMQPILIAGVIVHFVMGFVLEIQNKRARGISYVKFQGSANAPWVSRNMIYSGLVVLAFLGLHFYDFWIHEMAYKYVEVNPEDPTRYYAETVEKFAPIWRTVLYVISFVLLSLHLWHGFASSFQSMGVNNKYTPGIKKFAQAFAVVVPLAFAFIAIYHHLNPITH; encoded by the coding sequence ATGAGCGGACTTATAAAATCTTCGCTGGCCCGAAAATATGTGATGGCACTTTCGGGTCTTTTTTTGGTCATATTTTTAGTGCTCCACGTAACCATCAACCTGGCCTCGGTGATTTCTCCCGATTTTTTTAATGAAGCTTCCCATTTTATGGGTTACAATCCTTTGGTGCAGTTTCTTATGCAGCCCATCCTTATCGCCGGAGTGATCGTACACTTTGTGATGGGTTTTGTGCTGGAAATCCAAAACAAAAGGGCAAGGGGCATCAGTTACGTAAAGTTCCAGGGAAGTGCAAATGCACCTTGGGTATCCCGAAATATGATCTATAGCGGTCTGGTTGTTCTCGCCTTTTTAGGACTGCATTTTTACGATTTCTGGATCCATGAAATGGCGTACAAATATGTAGAGGTCAATCCAGAAGATCCCACTCGTTATTATGCGGAGACCGTGGAAAAATTTGCCCCGATCTGGAGGACCGTACTCTATGTGATATCCTTTGTGCTTTTAAGTTTGCACTTATGGCACGGATTTGCATCCTCTTTCCAGTCCATGGGCGTAAACAACAAATACACCCCCGGTATCAAAAAATTTGCTCAGGCTTTTGCCGTGGTGGTTCCCTTAGCTTTTGCCTTTATCGCTATTTACCACCATCTTAACCCAATAACACATTAG
- a CDS encoding fumarate reductase/succinate dehydrogenase flavoprotein subunit: MAVLESKVPSGPLADKWTKHKNEIDLVNPANKRNIDIIVVGTGLAGGSAAATLAELGYNVKTFCYQDSPRRAHSIAAQGGVNAAKNYQGDGDSVYRLFYDTVKGGDYRSREANVYRLAEVSTNIIDQCVAQGVPFAREYGGLLDNRSFGGVLVSRTFYAKGQTGQQLLLGAYAAMNRQIHRGKIKSYTRHEMLDVVLVDGKARGIIARNLVTGEIERHAAHAVILATGGYGNLFFLSTYAMGANVMAAWKAHKKGAHFANPCFTQIHPTCIPVSGDHQSKLTLMSESLRNDGRIWVPAKKEDAEAIRAGQLKPTEIKEEDRDYYLERRYPAFGNLVPRDVASRAAKERCDAGYGVNKTGEAVYLDFDAAIMRYGREKALTSGMKNPDDATVRKLGEEVVEAKYGNLFQMYEKIVDQNPYKTPMMIYPAVHYTMGGLWVDYNLMTTIPGCYAAGEANFSDHGANRLGASALMQGLADGYFVLPYTIGDYLSDDIRTGPISSDSPEFDEAEQNVRDRIHKLMSANGIHSVDYYHKKLGKIMWNKCGMARNAKDLKEAIKEISELRKDFWENVKVTGKAEAKNQELEKAGRVADFLELGELFAMDALHRNESCGGHFREEYQTPEGEALRDDKNFKYVASWEYKGDPSKSELHKEDLVYENIEVKTRSYK; encoded by the coding sequence ATGGCAGTATTGGAATCCAAAGTTCCATCAGGCCCTTTGGCCGATAAATGGACAAAACATAAAAACGAAATCGACCTTGTCAATCCTGCGAACAAACGTAATATAGATATCATTGTTGTGGGGACCGGACTTGCCGGGGGTTCGGCCGCAGCTACCTTGGCAGAGCTTGGATACAATGTAAAAACATTTTGCTACCAAGATTCCCCAAGACGTGCACATTCCATTGCCGCTCAAGGTGGCGTCAACGCAGCCAAGAATTATCAAGGTGACGGAGATAGTGTGTACCGTTTGTTCTATGATACCGTTAAAGGTGGTGACTACCGCTCCAGGGAGGCCAATGTCTACAGACTCGCGGAGGTTTCCACCAATATCATCGATCAATGCGTGGCACAAGGAGTCCCTTTTGCCCGTGAATACGGTGGTCTTTTGGACAACCGTTCTTTTGGGGGGGTACTGGTATCCAGAACTTTTTATGCCAAGGGACAGACCGGACAACAATTGCTATTGGGGGCCTACGCCGCCATGAACCGTCAAATACACCGTGGTAAGATAAAATCCTATACGCGTCATGAAATGTTGGATGTCGTCCTTGTTGATGGTAAGGCCAGGGGCATCATTGCCCGGAACCTCGTGACCGGGGAAATCGAAAGACATGCTGCCCATGCAGTCATATTGGCCACCGGGGGTTATGGAAATTTATTCTTCCTTTCCACCTATGCCATGGGAGCCAATGTAATGGCCGCTTGGAAAGCCCATAAAAAAGGAGCCCATTTTGCAAACCCATGTTTTACGCAAATCCACCCGACCTGTATTCCCGTCTCCGGTGACCATCAATCGAAATTGACCCTGATGTCGGAATCCTTACGGAACGATGGGCGTATTTGGGTCCCTGCCAAGAAGGAAGATGCGGAAGCTATCCGTGCTGGCCAATTGAAACCTACAGAAATCAAAGAGGAGGATAGGGATTATTATTTGGAACGCCGATATCCCGCCTTCGGAAACCTGGTTCCCAGGGACGTGGCCTCCAGGGCAGCCAAGGAACGCTGTGACGCCGGATATGGGGTGAATAAAACCGGAGAGGCCGTTTATCTGGACTTTGATGCCGCCATTATGCGGTACGGTCGCGAAAAGGCATTGACTTCCGGAATGAAGAATCCCGATGATGCCACAGTTAGAAAATTAGGTGAGGAAGTGGTAGAGGCCAAATATGGTAACCTCTTCCAGATGTACGAAAAGATTGTGGACCAAAATCCCTACAAAACCCCAATGATGATCTATCCCGCGGTACACTATACCATGGGCGGACTTTGGGTGGATTACAATTTAATGACGACCATCCCGGGCTGTTATGCTGCCGGAGAGGCCAACTTTAGTGATCATGGGGCCAACCGATTGGGAGCTTCGGCCCTAATGCAAGGTTTGGCAGATGGTTATTTTGTATTGCCTTACACCATAGGGGATTATCTGAGTGATGATATTAGGACCGGACCCATATCCTCCGATAGTCCGGAATTTGACGAAGCCGAACAGAACGTCCGAGACCGAATACACAAACTAATGTCCGCCAACGGCATTCATTCCGTAGATTATTATCACAAGAAACTGGGTAAAATCATGTGGAACAAGTGTGGTATGGCACGTAACGCGAAGGATTTGAAAGAGGCTATCAAAGAAATCTCCGAATTGCGAAAGGACTTTTGGGAAAATGTAAAGGTTACCGGAAAGGCGGAAGCCAAAAACCAGGAACTGGAAAAAGCGGGACGTGTGGCAGATTTCCTGGAGTTGGGTGAACTATTCGCCATGGATGCGCTGCATCGGAATGAATCTTGCGGTGGTCACTTTAGGGAAGAATACCAAACCCCTGAAGGGGAAGCATTGCGAGACGACAAAAACTTTAAATATGTTGCTTCCTGGGAATACAAAGGGGACCCAAGCAAGTCCGAGCTGCATAAAGAAGATTTGGTCTACGAAAACATTGAAGTTAAAACAAGAAGTTATAAATAG
- a CDS encoding succinate dehydrogenase/fumarate reductase iron-sulfur subunit, whose translation MKIYLKIWRQKDANSKGGMVDYTMDGVESDMSFLEMLDVLNEELVAKGEEPVEFDHDCREGICGTCSLMINGRPHGPDSRITVCQLHMRSFNDGDTIVIEPWRAKAFPVIKDLIVDRTAFDRIQQAGGYISVNTSGLPVDANAIPIEKDAADASFNAATCIGCGACVAACKNASAMLFTSAKVSQFALLPQGQVEAADRVMNMVRQMDLEGFGNCTNTGACEVECPKGISLENIARMNREYLSATIKG comes from the coding sequence ATGAAAATTTATCTTAAGATTTGGAGACAAAAAGATGCCAATTCCAAGGGGGGAATGGTGGATTATACCATGGATGGTGTGGAAAGCGATATGTCTTTCCTGGAGATGTTGGACGTCTTGAATGAGGAGTTGGTTGCCAAGGGCGAAGAGCCTGTGGAATTTGACCATGATTGTAGGGAAGGAATTTGCGGAACCTGTTCCTTGATGATCAATGGACGCCCGCATGGGCCGGATTCGAGAATTACGGTTTGCCAACTGCATATGAGAAGCTTTAATGATGGGGATACCATCGTTATTGAACCTTGGCGAGCCAAAGCATTTCCCGTTATCAAGGATTTGATTGTGGACAGAACGGCCTTTGATCGTATTCAACAAGCGGGAGGGTACATTTCCGTAAATACTTCCGGTCTTCCTGTGGATGCAAATGCCATTCCCATAGAAAAGGATGCTGCCGATGCTTCTTTTAATGCCGCTACCTGCATTGGTTGCGGTGCTTGCGTGGCCGCTTGCAAAAATGCCAGCGCTATGCTATTTACCTCTGCAAAAGTTTCGCAATTTGCATTGTTGCCACAAGGCCAGGTAGAAGCCGCGGACCGTGTGATGAACATGGTGCGTCAGATGGATTTGGAAGGCTTTGGCAATTGTACCAATACCGGTGCTTGTGAGGTGGAATGCCCCAAGGGAATTTCCCTGGAAAATATTGCCCGGATGAATCGCGAATATTTGTCGGCCACCATTAAAGGATAA
- a CDS encoding YceI family protein, whose amino-acid sequence MKKIIFLLVSICTISVAQGQGSIKIDTVKSVINWKGSNLFKVNQHYGTVKFLSVDISMDGASITGGKFIVDMNSIKNTDGKYNEMLVSHLKHQDFFDVGKHPTAELEILQVKHGDNGQMEIEALLMIKGISRMIKFQSSLDKHDKEAVFTSKFIIDRTRWGISYQSKGILGSVKDDIISDAIEFEVTIVFPLLC is encoded by the coding sequence ATGAAAAAAATCATCTTCTTATTGGTAAGCATCTGCACTATTTCAGTAGCGCAAGGACAAGGTAGCATAAAAATTGACACGGTAAAAAGTGTGATCAACTGGAAAGGATCTAATCTTTTTAAGGTCAACCAGCATTATGGAACCGTGAAGTTTTTGAGCGTTGATATTTCTATGGATGGAGCATCAATAACCGGAGGGAAGTTTATCGTTGATATGAACAGCATTAAGAACACCGATGGCAAATACAATGAAATGCTGGTTTCCCACCTTAAGCATCAGGATTTTTTTGATGTAGGGAAACATCCAACGGCCGAATTGGAGATTCTGCAGGTAAAACACGGAGACAATGGGCAGATGGAAATAGAGGCCCTGTTAATGATAAAAGGAATTTCCAGGATGATAAAATTTCAATCCTCCCTGGATAAACACGACAAAGAAGCCGTGTTCACATCAAAATTTATAATTGATAGGACGCGGTGGGGTATCAGTTACCAATCCAAAGGGATACTAGGAAGCGTCAAGGATGATATCATCTCTGATGCAATCGAATTTGAGGTAACCATAGTTTTCCCACTTCTATGTTGA
- a CDS encoding winged helix-turn-helix domain-containing protein produces the protein MKKVTYVFCVLFLLGISFPISGYSSEENDKTFPSLVKVAMRNAGNSLLLQNNDSTSLVLPIIETKKNYFLLSFQTELSITPDSIVKALDQNFTALNLPEAYLVEVINCTNQEVSYSYAVSNDEEKNIIPCLGRKLPLSCYTVHVSFHRGTSLMGFRFGSSWYVLILLFLVGTTLFFWAKKKRETIVSDVLSFAALGDYKFYKAQNKLVKNDRSIQLTLKESELLQVFCDNPNQVVKRDFLLKEVWENKGVFVGRSLDTFISKLRKKFKDDNSINIVNIHGVGYKLEIIKKARR, from the coding sequence ATGAAAAAAGTCACGTATGTTTTTTGTGTCCTTTTCTTGTTGGGGATTTCCTTTCCAATAAGTGGTTATTCCTCGGAAGAAAATGATAAAACCTTTCCGAGTTTGGTAAAGGTTGCGATGAGAAATGCCGGCAATTCATTGTTGTTGCAAAACAATGATTCCACGTCCTTGGTATTGCCCATAATTGAAACGAAGAAAAACTATTTCCTGTTATCATTTCAAACAGAGCTGTCCATAACTCCTGACAGCATAGTAAAGGCACTTGATCAAAACTTTACCGCTTTGAATCTCCCCGAAGCATATCTGGTTGAGGTCATCAATTGTACAAATCAAGAGGTGAGCTATAGCTATGCCGTATCCAATGATGAAGAAAAGAACATTATTCCATGTTTGGGACGAAAATTACCCTTAAGCTGCTATACGGTTCACGTTTCTTTTCATCGCGGCACTTCATTAATGGGTTTTAGGTTTGGTTCTTCCTGGTATGTACTGATTCTTCTGTTTTTGGTTGGGACCACCTTATTTTTTTGGGCCAAAAAGAAGCGGGAAACCATAGTATCCGATGTCTTATCTTTTGCCGCTCTTGGGGATTATAAATTTTATAAAGCCCAAAATAAATTGGTCAAAAATGACCGAAGCATTCAACTTACCTTAAAAGAATCAGAGTTGCTGCAAGTATTCTGTGATAATCCCAACCAAGTGGTGAAGCGGGATTTTTTGCTTAAGGAAGTTTGGGAAAACAAGGGGGTTTTTGTAGGTCGAAGTCTGGACACGTTTATTTCAAAACTTAGAAAGAAGTTCAAAGATGACAATAGTATAAATATTGTCAATATCCATGGGGTTGGATACAAACTTGAAATTATAAAAAAAGCTCGAAGATAA
- a CDS encoding very short patch repair endonuclease, producing MPKKYSEERIKVPRFNEEAGFYTTPERSKIMSKIRGKNTKPELALRKALWAAGYRYRIDYKKLIGKPDIVLKKYRTAIFVDGEFWHGYDWEQRREKIKSNREFWIPKIERNIQRDAEVNEALQGLGYTVFRFWQKEVDKNLDECLDTVLNHLKTYD from the coding sequence ATGCCTAAGAAATATTCAGAAGAACGTATTAAGGTGCCTCGTTTTAACGAGGAAGCCGGTTTTTACACTACCCCTGAACGTTCCAAGATCATGTCCAAAATCCGGGGTAAAAACACCAAACCGGAGCTCGCGCTAAGAAAGGCGCTTTGGGCCGCTGGATATCGCTATCGAATTGATTACAAAAAACTGATCGGCAAACCCGATATTGTTTTGAAAAAGTATAGGACGGCCATTTTTGTTGATGGCGAATTCTGGCATGGATACGATTGGGAGCAGCGCAGGGAAAAAATAAAAAGTAATCGGGAGTTCTGGATACCTAAAATTGAGCGGAACATACAGCGTGATGCCGAGGTAAACGAGGCATTGCAAGGTTTGGGGTATACCGTTTTCCGTTTCTGGCAAAAAGAAGTGGACAAGAACCTTGATGAATGCCTGGATACGGTACTAAACCACTTAAAAACCTATGATTGA
- a CDS encoding methionine aminotransferase, giving the protein MDFTSKLPNVGTTIFAEMGQLALQYKAVNLSQGAPNFGTDPKLLELVQNALKDGHNQYAPMPGTYSLREKIAGKIEALYGTTYHPETEVTITTGATQAIFNVISAFIRPNDEVIVCKPAYDCYEPTIELYGGKVVPIELSNEDFQVDWETFKNKISAKTKMVIINSPHNPSGTLLSVGDMLQLQEILRGTNIVLLSDEVYEHIVFDGLLHESASKFPDLASRSFICASFGKTFHVTGWKLGYVVGPKELMREFRRVHQYTVFSVNHPMQKAVAAYLEDENHYLGLNQFYQEKRDYFLEAIRSSRFRFKPSDGTYFQVVDYSTITDESDITFSKRLIKEYKIASIPLSVFQLNNRDNGQLRLCFAKTRETLDRAAEILNRI; this is encoded by the coding sequence ATTGACTTCACCTCCAAATTGCCCAATGTAGGGACAACCATTTTTGCCGAAATGGGACAATTGGCACTACAGTACAAGGCCGTAAACCTTTCCCAGGGCGCTCCCAATTTTGGCACGGATCCCAAACTATTGGAATTGGTTCAAAATGCCTTAAAGGATGGACACAACCAATACGCTCCAATGCCGGGCACGTATTCCCTAAGGGAAAAAATAGCGGGCAAAATTGAAGCGCTTTATGGGACGACCTATCACCCCGAAACGGAGGTTACCATTACCACAGGAGCCACCCAGGCCATTTTTAACGTCATTTCCGCTTTTATCCGTCCAAATGACGAGGTTATCGTATGTAAACCGGCCTATGATTGTTACGAACCTACCATTGAACTCTATGGGGGAAAAGTTGTACCAATAGAATTGTCCAACGAAGATTTTCAAGTGGATTGGGAAACCTTCAAAAACAAAATAAGTGCAAAAACAAAAATGGTAATCATCAATTCGCCCCATAATCCCAGTGGCACGCTGTTGTCCGTGGGCGATATGCTGCAATTACAGGAAATCCTCCGTGGCACCAATATTGTTTTACTGAGCGATGAGGTGTATGAACACATTGTTTTTGATGGTCTATTGCATGAAAGTGCTTCAAAATTCCCGGATTTGGCTTCCAGGAGTTTCATATGTGCCTCCTTTGGAAAGACCTTTCATGTAACGGGTTGGAAATTGGGATATGTGGTTGGTCCAAAGGAACTGATGCGTGAATTTCGAAGGGTCCACCAGTACACAGTTTTCTCCGTAAATCACCCCATGCAGAAAGCTGTTGCAGCCTATTTGGAGGATGAAAACCATTATTTGGGGCTCAACCAGTTCTATCAGGAAAAACGGGATTACTTTTTGGAGGCCATTCGATCTTCAAGGTTTCGGTTCAAGCCTTCCGATGGCACTTATTTTCAGGTCGTGGACTATTCGACCATTACGGACGAAAGCGATATCACTTTTTCCAAACGACTCATTAAAGAATATAAAATTGCCAGTATTCCCCTCTCGGTATTTCAACTGAACAATAGGGATAATGGACAATTGCGACTTTGTTTTGCAAAAACCCGGGAAACCTTGGATCGGGCTGCAGAAATCCTGAACCGGATTTAG
- a CDS encoding helix-turn-helix domain-containing protein, translating into MEFIKQLRRKKGMNQSDLAAVIGVSLRTIQLYEKKDANIPIKNLGKIADYFEISIGELYLHEVNETDGQYSKKRTFLSHGNIGYRLDKGKVVLKVPLVMAASHKALVDNFQDESFIKGLFRIDFLVQVVEEAFYMAFEVLGDAMNDGTSHSIPNGALVLGKKMATNAFLSTTEYINRSFVLVCTDRIICKSITGISVDKKALVCHNLNPSPEFTDFEVPIDKVLGLYEVVKKQV; encoded by the coding sequence GTGGAATTCATTAAGCAGTTAAGAAGGAAAAAAGGGATGAACCAAAGTGATTTGGCCGCTGTCATAGGGGTAAGTCTTAGGACCATTCAGCTCTATGAAAAGAAGGATGCCAACATTCCCATAAAAAACCTTGGCAAAATTGCTGACTACTTTGAAATAAGTATCGGAGAACTGTATTTACATGAAGTCAATGAAACGGATGGCCAGTATTCCAAAAAACGGACCTTTTTAAGTCATGGAAATATTGGTTACCGTTTGGATAAGGGCAAAGTAGTGCTTAAAGTCCCCTTGGTTATGGCCGCTTCCCATAAAGCATTGGTGGATAATTTTCAGGACGAATCCTTTATCAAAGGGTTGTTCCGAATTGATTTTCTGGTCCAGGTGGTCGAAGAAGCCTTTTATATGGCCTTTGAGGTTTTGGGGGATGCCATGAATGACGGTACCTCCCACTCCATCCCAAATGGCGCATTGGTGCTGGGGAAAAAGATGGCCACAAACGCCTTCCTGTCCACTACCGAATATATCAATAGGTCATTTGTCCTTGTTTGTACGGACAGGATTATCTGTAAATCAATTACGGGGATTTCTGTTGACAAGAAGGCCCTGGTTTGCCATAATTTGAATCCATCGCCCGAATTCACGGATTTTGAGGTTCCGATCGATAAGGTCTTAGGGCTCTACGAAGTAGTTAAAAAACAGGTTTAA